The DNA window GGCGGGCGAAGCAAGCACCGAAGCCGACCAGCGGGAGGCGAGGAGCGCAGCGAGCCCCCCGAGTTTAGCCAAGCGGGGCTTTCTGGCTGTTCACGGCTGGAGTCAGGCTATCCAAACCCTCGCTCACTCAAACTCCTAGGTTCGGCGGACGATGTGGACGTCGTAGGCGTCCGCGTCGTCGAGTTCCGAGATGGGGACGACGACGTCGTCGGTGTCGGCGCTGCCGAGGAACACGACGTCGGCTTCGACGTCGCGGGCCACGCGGCGGATGGTCTCGGAGAGCTCGTTGGCCGAGTAGGCGCTGACGTCCTCGTAGTTGAGTTCGGCGTCGTCGGTCGCCTCCTCTATCTTCCGGCGGAGGTCGCTCGCGGCGGTCTCGGCGGCGAAGTCCTCGCTGGGGTCGACACGCAGGCGGCGAACGGCGTAGTCCGCGCCGGTCGGGACCAGACTGACAGCCACCACGTCGGTGTCCATCGCCGCGGCGTAGTCGACCGCGCGGTCGAGGGCGGCGTCTGCGAGTGGCGAGCCGTCGAAGGGAACGAGAAATACCATACCGCGGCTTCTGTGGCCAGCCTTATCAAACGCGGCGGTGGCGGCAGACGGCGTCGGTTTCCGAAACCGAAAGAGCAAATTATCGGCAAATCGGATATTCTCGACATCTGGGATGTCTTCGCCTGCCCTGTCGCCGACGACCGAGAACGTTCAGACCGTCGCCCGCTGCGTTCGCGAGGGGGGCGTCGTCGTCGCCCCCAGCGACACGAACATGGCGCTGACGGTTGCGCCCGACCAACCCGGGGCTATCGACCGCGTCTACGCTATCAAGGGCCGGCCGACCCACAAGCCGCTGACGCTGTTCGTCCGGGACCCGCGCGACTGGCGTCGCTTCGCTCGCCACGACGACCCGGAGACTGTCGACGCCCTGGCCGAGGCGTTCTGGCCGGGGCCGCTGAACCTGGTGCTCGAACTTGCCAGTCCGGCACTTGACGACCGATGCGCGATGGACGGCACGGTCAGCGTCGGCTGTCTCGCCAACCCTGTGTGGCGCGAGCTGGCCGAAGCGGTCGGTGGACCGGTCGCGATGACCTCCGCCAACCAGTCGGGGACGGTGCCCGACGACCGCCTGGTCGACGTCGAGCTGGCGGCCGACCACGTCGGCGACGCGGTAGACTACATCCTCGGAGGCGAGCCGGAGGGCACCACCCGCGCCTCGACTATCCTCTCGCTCGCCCACGGCGATGTCGGCGAGGCACGGATTCTGCGCCGGGGTGACCTGACGGCGAACGATATCGAGCGCGCAACGTCGCTGACCGTCGCGTGACCTTCGCCGGCGGTGAGTACGGTCGGTCGAACGGTGGCCAGGTGGCCCGAATCTGGCGTGGACGTGGCGTGTGATAGCAGTACGCATATAAACCCGTCGCTGCTCGTCGCACCCGCCGGTAGCATAAAGCATATCTCCCGGGATGACGGACCTTCTCATAGTCTCACTCTATGAACGAAGTGCAACTAGAAGTGGCGAAAGCGTACCCGAACGACTCGGGTCGTGGCATCGCCCGTCTTGACCCCGATACGTTGTTGCATCTCAAGCTCTCGCCCGGTGATATCATCGAAATCGAGGGTAGCGATACGACGGCTGCGAAGGTGTGGCGTGCGGACCGGCAGGACTGGAACACGGATACGGTGCGCATCGACGGGTTCACTCGGCAGAATGCCGACGTGGGCATCGGCGAACGCGTGACCATCCGGAAAGCGGAAGCGGAGAAGGCAGACAAGCTCGTCCTCGCCCCGCCCGAGGAGGCGTCGGTGCAGTTTGGCTCCGACGCCGCTGGCATGGTCAAACGCCAGATTCTGAAACGGCCGGTCGTCGAGCGCGACATCGTCCCCGTGATGAGTTCGACGAACCACCCGTTCATGCGCTCGCCCGGCCAGGCCATCCCGCTCATCGCGGTCGAGACCGAGCCAGA is part of the Haloarcula salinisoli genome and encodes:
- a CDS encoding L-threonylcarbamoyladenylate synthase, encoding MSSPALSPTTENVQTVARCVREGGVVVAPSDTNMALTVAPDQPGAIDRVYAIKGRPTHKPLTLFVRDPRDWRRFARHDDPETVDALAEAFWPGPLNLVLELASPALDDRCAMDGTVSVGCLANPVWRELAEAVGGPVAMTSANQSGTVPDDRLVDVELAADHVGDAVDYILGGEPEGTTRASTILSLAHGDVGEARILRRGDLTANDIERATSLTVA
- a CDS encoding universal stress protein; this translates as MVFLVPFDGSPLADAALDRAVDYAAAMDTDVVAVSLVPTGADYAVRRLRVDPSEDFAAETAASDLRRKIEEATDDAELNYEDVSAYSANELSETIRRVARDVEADVVFLGSADTDDVVVPISELDDADAYDVHIVRRT